A region of Deltaproteobacteria bacterium DNA encodes the following proteins:
- a CDS encoding CoA transferase encodes MHAVYLDMYRGLGAYSLAVPGEKGEPCMQQALSGIRVVDLTHYIAGPYCTKMLADYGAQVVKVERPGVGDGARTLPPFFANTPGVERSGLFCFLNTNKYGITLDLKHDRGREVVLRLARQADVLVENFRPGVMDRLGLSRADLEKVNPRLVTVSLTNFGSSGPYRDYQMTDGVAYALGVWTYPMGEVDRPPVQPGGAFGQYMAGLYAAIGALQAVRHRNETGQSQSVEVSIQEALIATTLYDFVAFSYAGFLRKRSGRQFHLGYPNLVTLPCADGYVGFHAGLPQHVHHLLELAGRPDLAAEPRFNNLATIGAHAKELHGVLEPWLKTRGKWDVFHTAQKRGIPTSPIPTPDEVVNWPHLKERQACIDIEHPEGGKVQIPGPPFREQGKLPWSLRRAPLLGEHTEDVLCRQLGYSAAELRDMRAAGVV; translated from the coding sequence GTGCACGCCGTTTACCTTGACATGTATAGGGGCCTAGGCGCATACTCGCTCGCTGTTCCTGGTGAAAAAGGAGAACCGTGCATGCAACAGGCACTGAGCGGTATTCGTGTGGTTGATCTCACGCATTACATCGCTGGTCCATATTGTACCAAGATGTTGGCTGACTACGGTGCACAGGTTGTGAAAGTCGAGCGTCCTGGTGTCGGTGACGGCGCACGGACGCTCCCGCCATTTTTTGCGAACACGCCAGGTGTGGAACGTAGCGGGCTCTTCTGTTTTCTCAATACGAATAAATACGGCATTACCCTTGATCTCAAGCACGACCGGGGGCGTGAAGTTGTACTGCGGCTTGCCCGACAAGCTGACGTACTCGTCGAAAATTTCCGCCCAGGTGTCATGGATCGTCTCGGTCTCTCGCGGGCAGATTTGGAAAAAGTTAATCCACGTTTAGTGACCGTGTCGCTGACTAACTTTGGGTCTTCGGGACCATATCGCGACTACCAAATGACCGACGGGGTCGCGTATGCACTAGGAGTGTGGACCTATCCGATGGGGGAAGTCGATCGTCCGCCGGTGCAACCGGGTGGCGCCTTTGGGCAATACATGGCCGGGCTCTATGCCGCAATTGGGGCTTTACAAGCTGTACGTCATCGCAATGAAACTGGACAAAGTCAGTCAGTTGAAGTCTCGATTCAAGAAGCACTCATCGCGACGACGCTCTATGACTTTGTCGCGTTTTCCTACGCTGGTTTTTTGCGCAAACGTTCTGGACGCCAGTTTCATCTTGGGTACCCGAATCTTGTGACATTACCCTGCGCGGATGGTTACGTCGGGTTTCATGCAGGGTTGCCACAGCATGTGCACCATCTGTTAGAACTGGCTGGACGCCCTGATCTTGCGGCTGAGCCACGGTTTAATAACCTGGCGACTATTGGTGCCCATGCCAAAGAGTTACATGGCGTGTTGGAGCCGTGGTTGAAGACGCGCGGCAAGTGGGACGTCTTTCACACTGCCCAGAAACGCGGGATTCCAACGTCGCCGATCCCGACCCCAGACGAAGTCGTAAACTGGCCACATCTCAAAGAGCGGCAAGCTTGTATTGACATTGAACATCCAGAAGGCGGTAAAGTACAAATTCCTGGACCGCCATTCCGTGAACAAGGGAAACTGCCGTGGTCCTTGCGTCGTGCACCGTTGCTTGGCGAGCATACTGAAGACGTGCTGTGCAGGCAGTTGGGGTACAGTGCTGCGGAGCTGCGGGATATGCGGGCAGCGGGGGTAGTATAA
- a CDS encoding CoA transferase produces MSKPLRIVDLTNGWAGPLGTCLMADFGAEVIKVESPSHMDWWRGAGLQGTADGPKLYEASPTFNTVNRNKYGIALELTHPRGRELFRELVRVSDVLVANYPLRSLRKLGIDFQALSAVNPKLVMVTLPAFGGSGPDSEYIGFGCTTEAMAGITGVSGYTDGPPQMLSNAIGDPGTALNGCFATLVGLFERDRSGAGVSIDVSHVEGLLPMNAEALLDYTINGVVQGRRGNRHPAMAPHGCYPSKGDDEWLMITIASDEQWQKFCQVLGNPAWAQREQYATAAERKAAEDELDRHIAEWTRTHDHYEAMELLQHAGVAAGAVISGLEVLSDAHITAREFMLPIDKAEAGTHLYPGFVPRFSPGESTVERPSPCFGEHNQYVFGTVLGLSSQEVETLVKERIISNAPIFPS; encoded by the coding sequence ATGTCGAAGCCCCTACGTATTGTCGATCTCACAAACGGTTGGGCCGGGCCACTGGGTACCTGCTTGATGGCAGACTTTGGCGCTGAAGTGATTAAAGTCGAATCGCCCTCACACATGGACTGGTGGCGTGGTGCCGGACTACAAGGGACGGCTGATGGTCCAAAACTGTACGAGGCCTCGCCGACCTTCAACACCGTCAATCGGAACAAATACGGCATTGCGCTCGAATTGACGCATCCACGTGGCCGGGAGTTGTTCCGTGAACTGGTGCGTGTCAGTGATGTGTTGGTGGCAAATTATCCACTGCGGAGCTTGCGCAAGCTTGGCATCGATTTTCAGGCGTTATCTGCGGTGAATCCAAAGCTGGTGATGGTGACCTTACCTGCTTTTGGTGGCAGTGGACCAGACAGTGAATATATCGGCTTCGGTTGCACGACTGAAGCTATGGCCGGGATTACTGGTGTCAGTGGCTATACCGATGGTCCGCCACAGATGTTGAGTAATGCCATTGGTGATCCGGGGACAGCGCTCAATGGCTGTTTTGCGACGTTGGTTGGTCTGTTCGAGCGAGATCGCAGCGGTGCTGGTGTGTCCATCGATGTCTCACATGTGGAGGGACTCTTACCGATGAACGCTGAAGCGTTGCTCGATTACACGATCAATGGTGTTGTCCAAGGGCGGCGAGGCAACCGTCATCCGGCCATGGCGCCACACGGCTGTTATCCGAGTAAAGGTGATGATGAATGGCTCATGATTACCATTGCCTCTGATGAGCAATGGCAGAAGTTCTGTCAGGTACTCGGAAACCCAGCCTGGGCGCAACGTGAGCAATATGCAACTGCTGCCGAAAGGAAAGCAGCAGAAGACGAACTCGACCGTCATATTGCTGAATGGACGAGAACGCACGACCATTACGAAGCGATGGAACTCCTGCAACATGCCGGTGTCGCCGCAGGGGCAGTGATCTCGGGATTAGAAGTCTTAAGTGACGCGCATATCACTGCGCGTGAATTTATGCTGCCGATCGATAAAGCTGAAGCTGGGACACATCTCTATCCTGGATTTGTTCCGCGATTTTCGCCCGGAGAATCGACGGTCGAACGGCCATCGCCGTGCTTTGGTGAGCATAACCAGTATGTCTTTGGGACGGTTCTTGGACTGTCGTCGCAGGAAGTCGAGACACTCGTCAAGGAGCGCATTATCAGCAATGCACCGATTTTTCCGTCTTAG